In Rhodococcus pseudokoreensis, the DNA window TGTCGAGTGCGGCTTGGGTTTCGAACTTCAGCACGATCACGCAGACATCGGAGGTGCTGCTCTCCTTGAGCCACCCGCCACCGAGGAACCCGGGGAACAGCCGGGCGAGTCCGAGCCCGGTCTGGATCCAGTCGGCGAACTCCTCGTCGCAGCCGCGGAGGACCCGGCGGACGATGGTCGTCGTGACGGACGCATCCACAGGCTCGCCTGCCCTGGCGCCGTCGGCCGCGTTCTCCATCGTTTCCCTACCTCGGTTCCAGCTCACCCCCGTGACACGTTCCACCTCAAACTACCAGCGGATTCGACGTCACAGGTCGTAGAACGGCGCGGCGTACCGGAACGTGCCGGTGATGGACGGATCCCAGCATGCGAGCCGGCGTACCTGGAAGTGGGACGACCACGACGGCTGGTCCGGCTCGATCCCGACCGATGTTCCGGAGACGAAGCCGAACCGCGGGTAGTAGTCGAGGTGACCGAGCAGTGCGACGAGCGGTTCGTCCCTGGCGTCGGCCCCGCCGAGCACGGCGTGCATCAGCGCCGAACCCACCCCGGCGCGCTGGAGACCGGGGAGGACGCCGATCGGGCCGAGTGCGAGTACGTCCGTGGCGTCGACGGTCGCGCGGGTCAGGCAGACGTGGCCGACGACGGCTCCGTCGATTTCGGCGACGAGGGCCAGTTGCGGAATCCACGCGTCGCTCGACCGCAACAGGGTGACGAGGCCGACCTCGACGGGAGCGTCACCGTCGAAAGCCTGCCGGTGCACCTCGGCCACCGCGTCGACGTCGCCTGCATTCTCGCGTCTGATCAGCATGCGCCCACAGTGCATCGGCCGAGCCGCAGGCCGCAACGGATTTTCCGGCGCCGCCCGTTGTCCAGCCGGTAGCGGTGCGCGAAAAGCGTTCTCCAATCGTGACCGTGTGACGTTTGCGGCCGAATGAATTTCCGGCGCATCGGTAGCAGTATGGGCAGAACGTGAGTCGAGCGAAGGACAACGGGAATCGGGGGTGCGGGTGGTCGACGCCAGGGTGGTCGGATATAGTTGCGGTGTGCAACACAACGAGGTCGAGCCGGAGGAAACGCCCGCGTCGGGCGTGGTGGCCGTCCATGACGAACTCGTCCGCCTCGTCCGTCAACTGGTCGCCGGTGACCGCCCTCCCGTCGGATCCCCGACGTTCGCTCAACATTCGCTGCTCTCCTTCGTCGCCCGCAATCCGGGTTGCCGGGCCACCCAGATCTCGGACGCGTTCGGCGTGCACCGGTCCACCGTGTCGCGTCAACTCCGGGGCTGCATCGACGAGGGTTGGGTGCACGCCGAGCCGGGACCGCTCCGCAGCGGTCACCCGTTGAGCCTCACCGACGTCGGCGTCGCGGTGCTGGCCGGCGCGGACGCCCGCCGGGTGGAGGAGGTCCGCGACCGGGTGGCCTCGTGGTCGGACGGCGAGATCGCCGCGTTCGCCCGGCACCTCCGGAAGTTCCGCCAGGGCGGCGACGCCGACGACAGCATCGGAGACGGCAGCCGTGCGTGAGTACACCAGCGCCCCGACGTTCACCGTGTCGGACCACGAGAACGCCGTGCTCCGGGTGTTCGCGCACGCCGAGAGCAACCCGGATCGGGTGATGTACACGCGTCCGGAGTCCGGCGGGTGGGTCGACGTGACGGCCAAGGACTTCGGCGCACTCGTCACCGGGGTCGCGAAGGGTCTGATCGCCAACGGGGTCCGCCCCGGCGACCGGGTGGCACTGCTGTCGTCGACCAGATTCGAATGGTCGCTGCTCGACTACGCGATCTGGGCGGCGGGCGCGGCGTCCGTCCCCATCTACGACTCCTCTTCCCACGACCAGATCCGGTGGATCATCGAGGATTCGGGGGCCGTGGCCGCGCTCGTGGAGACCCCGGCGCACGCGTCGAGTTTCGAGGGTGACGGCATCCCCTACACGCTGAAACGGATCCTCACCATCGACGAGGACGCCGTGGGCACGCTCATCAAGGACGGGTTGTCGATCGACGATTCCGAGGTGTTCAAGCGGGTGGTGGCGCTGACCGCCAACGACCTCGCCTCGCTGGTGTACACGTCCGGCACGACGGGCCGTCCGAAGGGCTGCATCCTCACCCACCGGAACTTCCTGTCGGAGGTGCGGTCGCTGCTCGCGGCACCGATCGGCGACGTCGCCCGGCCGGGCAACCGGGTGCTGACGTTCCTTCCGCTGGCGCACGTGCTGGCGCGGGCCGTGTCGCTGGCGATGTTCGAAGGCGGCGCGACGCAGGCGCACTGGTCCGACTTCGGCACGGTCACCGGTGAATTCGAACGTTTCCGGCCCAACACCATCCTCGGTGTTCCCCGCGTGTTCGAGAAGGTGCGGGACGGCGCGGCCCGCAAGGCGGCGTCGGGTGGCGGCCTGCAGAAGCGGATCTTCGACTTCGCCGAGGCCACGGCGGTGGCGTACAGCGAAGCCCAGGACACGGGCGGTGCGCCGCTGCGACTCCGGCTCGAGCACGCGGTCGCCGACAAGCTCGTCTACGCGAAACTCCGTGCCGCCCTGGGCGGCGACTGCTGGTGGGCGATCTCGGGTGGCGGGGCGCTCATGCCCAGGCTCGGTCATTTCTTCCGCGGCATCGGGGTTCCCGTCTACGAGGGCTACGGACTCACCGAATCGACGGCCGCGCACTGCGTCAACGTTCCCGGTGCCCAGCGGATCGGAACGGTCGGTCAGCCGCTGGGTGGCAACAGTGTGCGCATCGCCGAGGACGGCGAGATCGAACTGCGCGGCGGCGTCGTGTTCGGCGGCTACTGGCGCAACGAACACGCCACCCGGGAAGTGCTGGACGACGGCTGGTTTCGCACCGGCGACCTCGGCGACCTGGACGAGAGCGGCTATCTCACCATCACCGGCCGGAAGAAGGATCTGCTGATCACCGCCGGCGGCAAGAACGTGTCGCCGGGTCCGCTCGAAGACCGGCTGCGCTCACACCCCCTCGTCTCACAGGCGGTGGTGGTCGGCGACGGCCGCCCGTTCATCGGTGCCCTGCTGACCGTGGATCCGCAGGAATTCCGCAAGTGGAAATCCGCGCACGGCAAGTCGTCCGATGCCACGGTGGCGGACCTGCGCGACGACGAGGACCTGCGCGGAGACCTGCAGGACGCCGTGGACGACGCGAACACCACCGTCTCGCACACGGAGTCGATCAAACGGTTCGTCGTCCTGGACCGCGACCTCACGGAAGCGGACGGGGAGCTTACCGCCACCCTGAAGATCAAGCGTCCCGTGGTGACCGAGCGCTTCGCGGACGACATCGCGGGCCTGTACCGCCGGGGCTGACCGGCTACGGTGGCGGCATGACAACAGCTTTCGTTCTGTCGGGTGGGGCGAGCCTCGGGGCAATCGAGGTCGGAATGTTGCAGACCCTGATCGGCAGGGGCATCCGGCCGGACCTCATCGTCGGCACGTCCGTCGGTGCGCTCAACGGTGCCTGGCTCGCCGGGGGTTCCTCCGACGCGGACCTGCGCGAACTGGCCGACCTGTGGCGCGGTCTCACCCGCAGCGCGGTGTTTCCCGCCGGATTGCTCACCGGATTCACCGGGTTCGTCGGTCTCCGCAACCATCTGGTCTCCAACCGCGCCGTCAGGAAGTTGCTGGCGCAGCATCTGCGGTTCGAACGGATGGAGGATGCGCCGATCCCGCTGCACGTCATCGCCGTCGACGTGCTGACCGGCAAGGACGTCCGGCTGTCGACGGGGCCTGCCGTCGACGCGGTCACCGCCAGCGCGTCGCTGCCCGGCATCCTCCCGCCCGTGGTGATCGACGGCCGGGCGCTGATGGACGGCGGGGTCGTCAACAACACGCCCATCTCGCACGCGATCGAATTGGGGGCGACGACCGTGTGGGTGCTTCCGACCGGCTACGCCTGCACCCTGTCGAAGGTTCCCGGAAGTGCGCTGGGTATGGGTTTGCTCGGCGTGACGCTCGCGATCAATCAGCGGCTCGCGCTCGACATCGAGCGGTACGAGAGCGTCGCGGACATCCGGGTGGTGCCCCCGCTGTGCCCGTTGGACACGAGTCCCGCCGATTTCGGTGACGCCGACGAACTGATCACGCGGGCGAGGGAGCAGACCGCGACGTGGCTCGACGAGGCACGCGTCGCCGGGGTCGGGCAGGCCGATCTGCTGCTGCCGCACGGGCACGGATAGCCGTCAGCGGCACCCCGTGGGCGCAGGTACTCCGGACAGCCGGTCGTCGATCCAGCGCACCATCTCGGGCAGCGCGAACACGGCGGCGGTGAGGTGCTCGCCGAACTGCGGGGCGTAGGTGACGTCGGCACCGCCGCGGCACCACTCCTGCTGCAGGGTGATCACCCCGTCCTCCGGAATCCACTCGTCGCCGAGGAACACTCGCGAAGACCCGTGATACAGCAGCACCGGCGCGGTCGGGGTGAGCGCGCCCATCCTGTTCTCGGCGACCACCGTCCGGGCGGTGGGAGTGCCGAACGGATCGGGGACAGCCGCGAACAGTTCGGCGGGCAGCGAGGCGACCCCGGCCGGCGCGAGAGTCAGGATGCACTGGTCCTTCAGCGGCGACGTCGCCAGCGCCACACCGAGCGGATTCGCCAGCATCAGCATCTCCGGGTATTCGCGGGCGAGCCCGAGGACGGCGGACAGATACACGCCGGAACCGAGCTGGCCGTTCATCGTCCTGCGGAGCAACCCGAAATCGGCGGGGGTCCCGCCCGCGGCGGCGCCGGCGAGTTCGACGTCCGGTGCGTACGTCGGCTGCAGTTGCGCCGCCCAGCCGGTGGCGATCGCACCGCCGCTGTATCCCGTCGCGAGAACCGGGCTGTCCGAGAGCCCGAGACCGGGAAGCTGCCTCATGCCGCGGATGCTGTCGAGTACGGCATGACCCGCCATCCGTCCCGCGCTGTACGCCATCCGCGGTCCCTCGTGATCGGGCACGAGAACCGCGTAGTTCTTCGCGAGGAACAGCGACAGCACCGGGGGGATGTCCAGGTCGAGGGTCTGCCAGTCGTGCACCATCTTGTAGGACGGGGTGCACCGGGCGCCCAGCGAGTCGATGGGCATGTTGTAGTCGACCACCGGTCTCGGACCCGGCGCGGTCCACTCCGCCGTCGGCACCAGCACCGTCGCGGTCACCGGCACGGGACGGTCCTTGGAATCGTTGGAACGCACCATGATCTGGTGGGCCCGGTGCGGCACCAGCGGGTTCGGCACCGCCCGGAGTGTCACTTCCCGCGAGCGGATGATCTCGCCGGCCGCGAACTCCGCGACGTTCGGCGGCCACACGAAGAAGTCGTCGTCCAGGATGGGGGACGGGAGAATGGATTCGGGCCCGAGCGGCTGGGCGGCCGCCGGCGGAGGGTGGGCGCACACATACGCCGCCGCACAGGTGGACAGTGTCATCAGGACCACCGCACGAAACAGGTTCATCGCTACCACCGCCCTGAGGTAACTGTCCCAGGATGTAACTGTAACTCCAGTCACATCGTCGCAGATAGACACGGCTGCAGCGGTGGTTTGTTTTCGAAGCGGGATGGTTACTGTGTGAGCATGGCGGTCACCGTGGAGCGGGCAGAACTCGAGCAGGCTGAAGACATCGTTCAGATGCACTGGGACGCTGAGGATTGGCTCCTGGCCAGGGAAATCGATCCGCCCGCCCGGGGTGAAGTGTCGCTCGCCGACGTGCGCGAGCAGATCGAATTCGGGGAATGGCGGGTCGCGCTGTTCGCGGGGATCGTGGTGGGGGCGCTCCGGGTACTGCGATCCGATCCGGACGTGTGGCTCGAGGACGACATCCCGGCCGCATACGTGGCCCGGGTCATGACCGACCGCAGGCACGCCAGCGCCGGACTGGGCGCCCAGTTGCTGCGGTGGGTCGACGAGCACGCCCGCTCCGAGGACGCGTCCGTCGTGCGGCTCGAATGCGTCGAAACCAACTCCCGGCTCCGCGACTACTACGAGGAGCAGGGATTCTTCCTGGTGGGTCGCCGGGACTTCGACGTGGAGTGGCCGAGCGTCGTGCTCATGGAGAAGGCGCTGCGCTGACGGTTCACAGCGGGTCGAGAATCCGGTGCAGGAACTGTCGTAGCCGCGGCACGGTCGGATTGACGAGTACGTCTTTCGGGGTGCCGCGTTCGAGCACGACACCGTTGTCGATGAACAGCACCTGGTCGGCCACCTGCTGCGCGAACCGTATCTCGTGGGTCACGATCACCATCGTCCAGCCCTCGGTCGCGAGATCCCGGATCACCCGCAACACCTCGCCGACCAGTTCGGGGTCCAGCGCGGACGTGGGCTCGTCGAACAACATCAGTTTCGGCTTCAGGGCGAGCGCCCGGGCGATACCGACCCGCTGCTGCTGACCGCCCGACAGCTCGTACGGGTACTGGTCCGCCTTCTCCGCCAGACCGACCTGCGTCAGCAACCGCATCGCGCCCGCACGCGCCTCGGCCTTGGGCCGTTTCTGCACCACGATCGGGCCCTCGGTCACGTTCTGGATCGCCGTCTTGTGCGGAAACAGGTTGTGGGCCTGGAACACCATCCCGCTCTGCGCGCGGAACCTGGCCAGCGCCGACCGGCCCACCTCGGCGCCGAAATCCACCGACTCGTCCCCGATCGAGATCACCCCGCGGTCCGCCATATCCAGGGCGTTGAGGGTGCGCAACACCGTCGTCTTGCCGGAGCCCGACGGTCCGATGATGACGGTCACCGTGCCCGCCCCGACGTCGAAGCTGATGTCGCGCAGAACGTGATGGTCGCCGAACGACTTCTCGACGCCGGATACCTGAAGGAGGGGAGGGGTGTCGGTCATCGGGCCACATACCTGTCGAGTCGGGCTTCGAGCCGGACCTGGACGGCCGACAGGAAGATGCAGATCACCCAGTAGTACAGCGCGGCGATGCCGTAGAGGGCGAAGAAGTCGAACGTCGGTGCGGCCGCGAGCTGGGCGACACGGAGCAGTTCGGTCACCAGGATCGTCGACGCCAGCGACGTGTCCTTCACGAGTGAGATCAGCGTGTTGGACAGCGGCGGGACTGCCACCCGGGTGGCCTGCGGCAGCACGATCCGCTGCAGGGTGGTGGTGTAGCCCATGCCGATGGTCTGCGCGGCTTCCCACTGGCCCTTGGGGATCGACAGGATCGCAGCCCGGATCACCTCGGCCGCGTAGCCGCCGACGTTGAGGCTGAACGCGATCACCGCCGCCGGGAACGGTTCGAGCGTCACGCCGAACTGCGGCAGCGCGTAGAACACGATGAACAACTGCACCAGCAGTGGGGTGCCGCGGATGATGGAGACGTAGAAGCGGGCCAGCATCGACAGCGGTCTGATCGACGAGATCCGGGCGAGCGCCACCAGCAACGCGATCACCAGACCGATGGTGAAGCTGATGATGGTCAGCGGAATCGTCATGGTGATCGTGGCCTTCAGCATCGGCCACAGGTTGTCCAGGATCAGCTGGACCGTTGCGTCGTCCACGGGCAGGCTCTCAGTTGGTCGGTGCCGACACGTCGGTGCCGAAGTACTTCTGCGAGATCTGTGCAAGCGTTCCGTCGGCGCGCAGTTCGTCCAGGGCCTTGTCGATGTCGGGTATCAGGCCGCTGTCCTTGCGGGCCGCGAATGCCTGCTCACTCGTGTCGCCGGTCTCGGCGGCCACCTTCACCCCGGTGTCGCCGGTCTGCTTCTGGTATTCGGCGACGGCCAGATTGTCGTTGACGGTGGCGTCGACCCGGCCGTCCTTGAGCAGCGTGATGGCCTGGACGAAGCCTTCGACGGATTCGACGTTCGCGCCCGCGTCCCTGGCCACCTGCGCCCAGTTGCTCGTCGCGGACTGCGCCGTCGTCTTGCCGTTCAGGTCGGCGAGCGAGGTGATCGCGTTGTCGTCGGCGCGGGTGACGATCACACCCTCGGAGTAGGTGTACGGCGTCGACAGGTCGTACTTCTGGGTGCGCTCGTCGTTGACGGTCACCTGGTTGGCGACGAGGTCGTAGCGTTTCGCCTCGAGCCCGGCGAAGATGGAGTCCCACGGGGTCTGGGTGAACTCGACGGACACGCCGAGTTTGTCGCCGACCGCGCGGATGACGTCGACGTCGTACCCGGTGAGCTGACCGTCGGGACCCTGGTAGCTGAACGGTGTGTACGTGCCCTCGGTGCCGACTTTCAGGACGCCCGATTCGCGTACCTGGTCGATCACCGGACCCGAATCGGAGCTTCCGCACCCGGCCAGCGACAGTGCGGTCAGGACGGCGATCAGGGCGGCCGGAAGTGTGCGTCGCACGGTGTTCCTCCTCTGTCGGCGGATCAGCTAACCGTACTGGTCGAACGCCACCCGGATAGGATCTTCGGGTCCCCATCAGGAAGAAGGATTGTCCCGCCGTGTCCTCTCTCGCTCTCCGACGGCCGGTGTGGCTGCATCCGACAGTGTTTCGTATCGAGTCGTTGTCCGCGCTCGTCGTGGCGATGGCCCTCATCCCGGAGGCGTTGTCGTTCTCCATCATCGTGGGTGTCGATCCGCGGGTGGGCTTGTTCACCGCCGCGATCATGGCGATGACCATCGCGTTCACCGGCGGCCGTCCGGCGATGATCTCCGCGGCCACCGGTTCGGTGTCGCTGGTGCTGGCCCCGCTCATGGCGTCGCACGGGTTGCAGTACCTCATTGCGGCGGTGTTCCTCGGCGGTGCGATGCAGATCGTCCTCGCCGTCCTCGGGGTGGCGCGGCTCATGCGGTTCCTGCCGCGCAGTGTGATGGTCGGCTTCTGCAACGCACTGGGAATCCTCATCTTCGTGCACCAGTTCCCGTATCTGACGAACGTGCCGTGGGCGGTGTACGCGCTCCTCGCCGCCGGTCTCGTGCTGCTCGTGTGGATTCCCCGGCTGACCACGGCGGTGCCCGCGCCGCTGCTCGTGATCGTCGGGCTCACCGCGTTCACCGTCCTCGCCGGTGTCGCCGTGCCCACCGTCGGGGATCAGGGCGAACTGCCCGACGGCCTGCCGACTCTCATCGGGCTGCCCGACGTACCGCTCACGGTCGACACCCTGCGCATCATCGCGCCGTTCGCGCTGGCGATGGCCGTCGTCGGGCTCCTCGAATCGTTGATGAGCGCCAAACTCGTGGACTCGGTCACCGACACGCATTCGGACAAGACGCGTGAGTCGTGGGGGCAGGACGTCGCGAACATCGTGACCGGGCTCTTCGGCGGCATGGGCGGGTGCGCCCTGATCGGGCAGACCATCATCAACGTCAAGACCGGCAGGGCGCGAACGCGGTTGTCGACGTTCCTGTCGGGTGCGTTTCTGCTGATTCTCGTGGTCGGTCTCGGCGACGTGGTGGGAACCATTCCGATGGCGGCGCTCGTCGCCGTGATGGTGCTGGTGGCCGCCACGACCTTCGACTGGCACAGCGTCCGCACGCTCCGGCGGATGCCGCTGAGCGAGACTCTGGTGATGCTCAGCACCGTCGCGGGCACCCTGGCCACGGACAATCTCGCGATCGGTGTGGGTGTCGGTGTGCTCGTCGCGATGGTGCTGTTCGCGCGCCGGGTGGCCCACATGGTGGACGTGCGCGGCGAACTCGACGGCGACGTGAAGACGTACCGGGTGAGCGGTCAGCTCTTCTTCGCCTCGTCCAACGACCTCGTGTTCTCGTTCGACTACGCGGACGACCCCGGCCGCGTGGTCATCGATCTGTCGGGCGCCACCATCTGGGACGCCTCCACCGTGGCCGCTCTCGACGGCATCACGACGAAGTACGCGAGCCGCGGCACCGACGTCACCGTGGAGGGCCTGAATCCGGTCAGCGAGGAGCGGTACCGCAGGCTGACCGGCCGGCTGGGCGACTAACCGACGGTCTCCCGCAGGTACGCGAGGTCGTCGGCCAGCCCCTCCTCCGGCGTCTCGAGGACGACGGGTGCGCCGGCGGTCCGCACGACCTCGGCGAGCAGTTCGGGGTCGATGGTTCCGTCGGCGAGGTTGGCGTGCCGGTCGCGGGCCGAGTCGAACTCGTCGCGGGAGTTGTTGAGGTGCACCAGGTCGATTCGTCCCGTGATGGCCTTGATGCGTTCGACGACCCCCACCAGATCCTCGCCGCCCGCCCAGGCGTGACAGGTGTCGAGGCAGAAGCCGGCGCCGAAATCGCCGACCTCCTGCCACAGCCGGTCGATGGCATCGAAGTGCCGCGCCATCGCGAAGTCGCCGCCGGCCGTGTTCTCGATGAGGATGGGGACGGGGAATCCGCCCTTGTCGGCCTGGCGTTCGAACAGTTTGCGCCAGTTGATGATCCCCGCGTTCACGTCCTCGCCGTCGCGGACGTGCCCGCCGTGGACCACCAGCCCGAACGCGCCGATGTCGGCGGCGGCCTGGGCCTGCTGCGCGACGGCGTTGCGGGACGGCATCCGGAGCCGGTTGTTGAGGCTGGCCACGTTGATCACGTACGACGAGTGCACGACGACGTCGATGGGACTGTCGCGGATCTCGTCGGTCCGCGGATGTGCCGGGGGCTTCTCCCATTTCTGCGGGTCCGTGAGGAACATCTGAATGACGTCGGCGCCGAGCCGTTCGCCGTATCCGATCGGATCTTCGTCCTGGCGGACGTGTGCTCCTATGCGCATGTAACCAGGGTAGGTGGTGGGTGCTGTGACCATGCCTGTGCTTGCGATCGCAGGCGTAAGGAGGAATGCTCCCTCGTTTTCACCAACTTCATGGTTTAAGCCTGCGTTCGCAGTCATAGGCATGGACTTCGGCGGAGAATCGGCGCACACTGGCGTTAAGCATCCGTCGACAAGCTTTGATTTGATCCAGGAGGCTGCCATGGCTACCCCACGTCGCCGCGAGCGAACCGACACCGGCGGGATCTCCGACGGATTCGTGGCACGGCGACACCAACTCGGGCTGACTCAGGCGGAGCTCGCCGACCTGGCCGGAGTGTCGAGGTCGAGTGTGCAGTCGATCGAATCGGGCCGGGGCACCGTCCAACTGGATCTCGTCGACGCCGTCGCGGACGCCATGGGATGCCGTCTGGCGCTGCTCACCCGTTCGGGAGTCGAGGTGGAGGCCTGATGGTCGAGAACCTCAGCGGCGTCGACCGGGCCGACGTCTACAAGGGTGACCGCCTCGCAGGCAGTCTCGTGCGGGAGGGCGGGGACGTCGTCTTCCGCTACGACCCCGCGTACCTGCAGGACCCCGGCGCCCCGCAGGTCGCGTGGACGATCCCCACTTCGTCGACCGACGTGCGTGCCAGCGGAGGCAGCGTCCCGCCGTTCTTCGCGGGTCTCCTCCCCGAGGGGATCCGGCTGCGGGGCGCGGTCGCGGCCACCAAGACGTCCGAGGACGATCACCTCACGATCCTGATGGCGGTCGGAGCCGACACGATCGGCGACGTGCGCGTCCTGCCCGCAGGGGTGCCGCCGCCCGAGACCGCGCCCGTGTTCGACCCCGACGCGATCGAGCGCCAGGACCTGCGGGCGCTGTTCGAGCACATGTCGGGGCACGAGGCCGTGAAGCTGGACCCCACGTCGCTGCCCGGGGTTCAGGCGAAGGTGTCGGCCCAGATGTACTCGACACCGATCGCGACGGAGAAGGGCCCCGCCATTCTCAAACTCTCGCCACCGCAGGGATACCCGCAGTTGGTCGAGAACGAGCACTTCTTCATGGGACTCGCCGCGCAGTGCGGGTTGCCCGTAGCCGACCACCAACTGGTGCACGACGGAAAGGGGAACGCCGGCCTGCTCGTCGCGCGCTTCGACCGTCGAGTCGATGCGTCCGGCCGTGTCGTCCGCACACCCCAGGAGGATGCGTGCCAGGTGATGGGGATGTTCCCCGCGGCCAAGTACCGGCTGAAGACAGAGAACGTGATCACCGCACTCGCTGGGGTGTGCGAGCGCGGCGGCGGATCGGCGCGCGTCGCCACCCTGGAACTGCTTCGGCTGGTGGCCTACTCGTACGCGATCGGCAACGGCGACCTGCACGGCAAGAACTTCTCGGTGCAACTCGCCGAATCGGGTTTGTGGAGCGTCACACCCGCCTACGACCTGCTCTGCACCCAGCCGTACCTCGGGTGGCGCGACCCGATGGCCCTCGACTTCTACGGCAAAGCGAACAAACTCGACCGCAGGCACTTCGTCGAATGCGGGGGCCGGCTCGGTGTTCCCGAACGAGCGGTCAGCAGAATGCTCGACGGCGTCCGCAAGGGCATCGGGCGTGGCATCGGGGAGATCGAGTCGATCGGCTTCACCGAAAAGGAGAACACGCTGCTGCGCACACTGATGGAACGGCGCTCGGACGAACTGGGCTGAGCCGGCTCACCACACCCGGAACGCGCTGTCCGAGAGCGTGAATCCGTGACCCGCCTCGCTGCGGCACGACACCCCGGCGGCCTCGTCGACGACGCACGTCAGGTCGTTCACCTGCAACACCCTTCCATACGACAGCGCGGGAGCGGCAGATCCGTCGAGGGGATAGAACCGAGGGTCGCCGGCACTGGCGAACTGGCCGGGGCGGCCGCCGGTGACCTCGATCGCGTTGGGCGTGACCGGGGTCCCGGACGCACCGGCGCCCGGGACCTTCGGCGCCGACGCCGGCATCGGGCCGTGGCAGCCGGCGGTCGGGAGGTCGCCGCCGGTCAGGATTGCACAGTGGAACTTGGTGCTCGGCGTGGTGAAGTAGTAACTCCCCGCCGCGGTGCCGGCGAACGCCTGCGGGTCGGCCGGGGGAGGGGTGCTGGTCGTGGTTGTTGTTGTCGTGGACGGGGGTGCGCTGGTGGTGGTGGTCTTCGGCGCGGTTGTCACAGCGGGTGTGGTCGCGGAGGTGGTCGCCGGCCCCGCGACGGCGCCGGTCTCGGGGGAGCCGTCGACGGAGCGGGCGCAACCGGCCACCACAACCACTGCCGCCGCCGCGAACAGAAGTACCGCACGCACCGTGTCAGTCATGGGGAGAGCCTAGAACCGCACCCGTCCCGAGCGGTCGCGGCGCGTCGGGCGAAATTCTGGGACAGTGGGTGGTCAGCGAACTGCCAGGAGGTCCGATGTCGGAAAGCGCCCAG includes these proteins:
- a CDS encoding antibiotic biosynthesis monooxygenase, which translates into the protein MENAADGARAGEPVDASVTTTIVRRVLRGCDEEFADWIQTGLGLARLFPGFLGGGWLKESSTSDVCVIVLKFETQAALDNWLTSSLRNGWLRTGGNIAVEAPNEPASNVESLFERPRL
- a CDS encoding GNAT family N-acetyltransferase — protein: MLIRRENAGDVDAVAEVHRQAFDGDAPVEVGLVTLLRSSDAWIPQLALVAEIDGAVVGHVCLTRATVDATDVLALGPIGVLPGLQRAGVGSALMHAVLGGADARDEPLVALLGHLDYYPRFGFVSGTSVGIEPDQPSWSSHFQVRRLACWDPSITGTFRYAAPFYDL
- a CDS encoding MarR family winged helix-turn-helix transcriptional regulator; this translates as MRVVDARVVGYSCGVQHNEVEPEETPASGVVAVHDELVRLVRQLVAGDRPPVGSPTFAQHSLLSFVARNPGCRATQISDAFGVHRSTVSRQLRGCIDEGWVHAEPGPLRSGHPLSLTDVGVAVLAGADARRVEEVRDRVASWSDGEIAAFARHLRKFRQGGDADDSIGDGSRA
- a CDS encoding AMP-dependent synthetase/ligase, with the translated sequence MREYTSAPTFTVSDHENAVLRVFAHAESNPDRVMYTRPESGGWVDVTAKDFGALVTGVAKGLIANGVRPGDRVALLSSTRFEWSLLDYAIWAAGAASVPIYDSSSHDQIRWIIEDSGAVAALVETPAHASSFEGDGIPYTLKRILTIDEDAVGTLIKDGLSIDDSEVFKRVVALTANDLASLVYTSGTTGRPKGCILTHRNFLSEVRSLLAAPIGDVARPGNRVLTFLPLAHVLARAVSLAMFEGGATQAHWSDFGTVTGEFERFRPNTILGVPRVFEKVRDGAARKAASGGGLQKRIFDFAEATAVAYSEAQDTGGAPLRLRLEHAVADKLVYAKLRAALGGDCWWAISGGGALMPRLGHFFRGIGVPVYEGYGLTESTAAHCVNVPGAQRIGTVGQPLGGNSVRIAEDGEIELRGGVVFGGYWRNEHATREVLDDGWFRTGDLGDLDESGYLTITGRKKDLLITAGGKNVSPGPLEDRLRSHPLVSQAVVVGDGRPFIGALLTVDPQEFRKWKSAHGKSSDATVADLRDDEDLRGDLQDAVDDANTTVSHTESIKRFVVLDRDLTEADGELTATLKIKRPVVTERFADDIAGLYRRG
- a CDS encoding patatin-like phospholipase family protein, producing MTTAFVLSGGASLGAIEVGMLQTLIGRGIRPDLIVGTSVGALNGAWLAGGSSDADLRELADLWRGLTRSAVFPAGLLTGFTGFVGLRNHLVSNRAVRKLLAQHLRFERMEDAPIPLHVIAVDVLTGKDVRLSTGPAVDAVTASASLPGILPPVVIDGRALMDGGVVNNTPISHAIELGATTVWVLPTGYACTLSKVPGSALGMGLLGVTLAINQRLALDIERYESVADIRVVPPLCPLDTSPADFGDADELITRAREQTATWLDEARVAGVGQADLLLPHGHG
- a CDS encoding lipase family protein; this encodes MNLFRAVVLMTLSTCAAAYVCAHPPPAAAQPLGPESILPSPILDDDFFVWPPNVAEFAAGEIIRSREVTLRAVPNPLVPHRAHQIMVRSNDSKDRPVPVTATVLVPTAEWTAPGPRPVVDYNMPIDSLGARCTPSYKMVHDWQTLDLDIPPVLSLFLAKNYAVLVPDHEGPRMAYSAGRMAGHAVLDSIRGMRQLPGLGLSDSPVLATGYSGGAIATGWAAQLQPTYAPDVELAGAAAGGTPADFGLLRRTMNGQLGSGVYLSAVLGLAREYPEMLMLANPLGVALATSPLKDQCILTLAPAGVASLPAELFAAVPDPFGTPTARTVVAENRMGALTPTAPVLLYHGSSRVFLGDEWIPEDGVITLQQEWCRGGADVTYAPQFGEHLTAAVFALPEMVRWIDDRLSGVPAPTGCR
- a CDS encoding GNAT family N-acetyltransferase; protein product: MAVTVERAELEQAEDIVQMHWDAEDWLLAREIDPPARGEVSLADVREQIEFGEWRVALFAGIVVGALRVLRSDPDVWLEDDIPAAYVARVMTDRRHASAGLGAQLLRWVDEHARSEDASVVRLECVETNSRLRDYYEEQGFFLVGRRDFDVEWPSVVLMEKALR
- a CDS encoding amino acid ABC transporter ATP-binding protein, with protein sequence MTDTPPLLQVSGVEKSFGDHHVLRDISFDVGAGTVTVIIGPSGSGKTTVLRTLNALDMADRGVISIGDESVDFGAEVGRSALARFRAQSGMVFQAHNLFPHKTAIQNVTEGPIVVQKRPKAEARAGAMRLLTQVGLAEKADQYPYELSGGQQQRVGIARALALKPKLMLFDEPTSALDPELVGEVLRVIRDLATEGWTMVIVTHEIRFAQQVADQVLFIDNGVVLERGTPKDVLVNPTVPRLRQFLHRILDPL
- a CDS encoding amino acid ABC transporter permease; translation: MDDATVQLILDNLWPMLKATITMTIPLTIISFTIGLVIALLVALARISSIRPLSMLARFYVSIIRGTPLLVQLFIVFYALPQFGVTLEPFPAAVIAFSLNVGGYAAEVIRAAILSIPKGQWEAAQTIGMGYTTTLQRIVLPQATRVAVPPLSNTLISLVKDTSLASTILVTELLRVAQLAAAPTFDFFALYGIAALYYWVICIFLSAVQVRLEARLDRYVAR